The following are encoded together in the Culex pipiens pallens isolate TS chromosome 1, TS_CPP_V2, whole genome shotgun sequence genome:
- the LOC120423347 gene encoding uncharacterized protein LOC120423347: MFKQHLEMIGSYEPISKKARFFNTYLKTLKGSQDIVAKEKRNYSSSIECSSIYSDSKFAVERIHSPGYHYNPVSKDTYGVTPRMINTRDYATRR; encoded by the exons ATGTTTAAGCAACACCTCGAAATGATCGGAAGCTACGAGCCCATCAGCAAGAAGGCTCGCTTCTTCAACACCTACCTGAAGACCCTGAAGG GCTCCCAGGACATCGTCGCCAAGGAGAAGCGCAACTACAGCTCGTCGATCGAGTGCAGCAGCATTTACTCCGACTCCAAGTTCGCCGTCGAGCGCATCCACTCGCCCGGCTACCACTACAACCCGGTCAGCAAGGATACCTACGGTGTCACCCCGAGGATGATCAACACACGCGACTACGCCACCAGA CGCTAA